In Dioscorea cayenensis subsp. rotundata cultivar TDr96_F1 chromosome 13, TDr96_F1_v2_PseudoChromosome.rev07_lg8_w22 25.fasta, whole genome shotgun sequence, the sequence ACCTTACATCCACATTTACGATAAGGAACTTGTGATTAAAATTCTCGATCCATCTCTTATTGTGGATGAAGACCTCTTGGAGGAAGTATGGGCAATGGCAATCGTTGCGAAGTCATGCCTGAATCCAAAGCCTTCCAAGCGGCCACTTATGAGGTACATCTTAAAAGCATTGGAGAACCCACTTAAGGTAGTGAGGGAGGAAAACAATTCTGGCTCTGCCCGGCTAAGGACTACATCTTCCCGTGGTTCTTGGAATGCTGCAATATTTGGGAGCTGGCGTCGCAGCTCCTCTGACATTGCGATGCCACCTAGGGATGATCGCGGCTTAAGGCGCTCAGGAACTATGGGGTCTCAAGGTAGCGGAGGTGAACACTCATTCAATCATAAGAGGCCCTCCAGAGAAATTTTCCCAGAGCCAACAGCGCGGGAAACATATGATTGAGTAGATTTTATTAAGGCAGGCAAGCTTCCTGTTCAAGTGCCGGATTTTTTTTGGATCAAATGGTTCAATTAATGAAGTAAATAGatcatgtgatttttttctcttcattcctATGCCTGTGATTACTTTGCTCGACGCATTCTAAATGATATATGGCGGAAGAAGGAGAGAGGGTTctgatgctgctgctgctgcaggGTGCTGAACCTTTTGTCGAATTGCGAAAAGGAAAATTGTGCTAGTTTTTTTCCCTCATTTTTCCAAGTTAAAATTTGGTTATTTGTTAGGTAAACAAAGTTCATTAtattctctctattttttttttatttttatttttttgggtgatCTATTATTCTTCATTGGTGGCTTTGAGGAAGTGTATATTTTGATGGCTTTGTTAAAGTTCTTTGAACGCAGATTCTACTATTTTTTGTCAAGGACTAAACAAGAATAGTTCCAGGATCATCTTTGTGACTCAAGTATAgatattttgctttttttatttttttatttttatatttatatttttttaaaaaaagcaaaagaaaagaaatgttcGTATTTTCATTCTTCATCCATTGCCACAGGTTCTTTGAATGAACTTGAaaagcaaaattttaaaaaagggaATGTTCAAGATAAGctaaaaaagaatatttaaagGGGGACCATTGAAGAAAAGTCCAAAAAgagtatgtttttaaaaaataaataaaaatgtaaaggTCCCACCGAGATTTGAACTCGGGTTACTGGATTCAGAGTCCAATGTCCTAACCACTAGACCATGGGACCCTTCATGACTGTGTTTCACACTTCATTGCTAACATTATTAGTTGACCGGACCAACACAATGGAAAAGCACCTAGAACTTGCATGCTCTggttcaaaactaataaaatcaaCAACCAAAACCATTACTGGCATCCAATTTTACATAAAGAGTTCCTGTTCTGCAAACATACACATTAAAGAGcaataaacaaaattcaaatgcCAAGACAGAAGACATCAAAACAGATgcctcacacacacacacacacacacactagtTCGCTGATCGAAGATACTTATCGCCCGAGCTTTCCTGAAACAGCCTTGGGGATCAGACTCACTGCGGACGTAGATTTTTCAAGCCTGCATGTGGAAATCAATTCAGTGTTAAATGTCTTACAACATGTGTAGTTGAGTGTTAAATGTCTTGCAACATGGACAGTGAGTCAGAGACTAGGTGGGGATTTTTCACCTCGATACCTCCTCGATAGCTTTCATCACTTCTTCCGAACTTGTTTCCAGCACCTGCCCTCCGAGAATTATCTCATTCAATATAGTATGCATCTGGATACGAACCATATATTCCATGAGAAATAATCACATTTTTTTCTACTGATTTCAAAATGATCACTCAAAAGAGTGCAAACATGTGAAATGGCGGGACTAAATTTTAATAAGTCAAGTGAGCTTATACTCGGAGCATATCCATTTCTTTTGTAAGTTCACTTCATTGATATGGTAACAAAGATACAAATACAATAGATGACATTAAAGAAATTGCGTTTGCTAGTACGAAACTGCATCAGAAAATTGAAAGCATGCATTTAAATTAAGATGGGGTGGTTGCAATATTTATAGATGAGCACCGGTGCAGGACAAGGGCGGTCCTTGGCAATAATAGCAAACACATTTATGTAtgacttaaaataaaaaaacaacatcaaGAGCAAGTAATTACCTTGTTAAAATTGAAAACAACGTCGAGCTCACAAACATTCTTGAAGCATCTGTCAAGTGTTTCGACAAAGACTGAACCACAGATTCACAATATCAATCCACAGAAATTGAATCTCAACTTAAAGGAGCAATAtctcaagaagaaaataatctgagaaacatgaaaacacaaggCAAAAGttgaaaaaagagaaggaatatgattTTCAGTACCTTGTATAAGGTCAAGCATAGCAAGTTCATTCTCGGAACTATCAAATACAAAGATGAAATAGAGAGTTGCTAAATGCTTGTACACGATCTTGCAATCCTGCATCAAGAAAAGACGGTCTCGGAAATAGGCATCATAGAGAATTGCCGCATAAAACCAacaatgtaaaagcaaagatcATTGCTACACTCTAACAACCAAGTTACCAACCAAATGTGAGAGAAAAAGCCGATTTATCTCTATTTCAGTTCTCTTACATTATCCAATGATGCAAATATGATACtctaaacaagaacaagaagaaaatggaatttttttttcttgtttgataaTATAGtttctcaattttcttttgACTATAGCATAGACATTGCAGCAAGATCACacgaagaagaacaagatgaacagaaattaaaaaaaaaaaaaataaaggtatgGAACCCTAATTGGTAATATGCACAAATAGTCTattaaaaatcacaactttGGAAGCTTACAGGGCCGAAGATATCATCAGCTTGAATGAAATTGCTGACATTCTCTGGTCTATTGCACAAAACTACAAGAGAATTGAAACCAATTCAAAAGGAGAAACCATaattcctttatatatatatatatataaaactaaggTGATGGGCATCAAATGAAGGAATAGAACAAAGGGGAGCAGGAAACCACCTCCATAAACCTTACGGATCATCTCCTGCTGCTTCTCTGGCGGCTGGaaaccataaaaacaaaaaatttaaggaTTATATAGgaggaaaacaaacaagaagaaaaggagaCCATTAATagggataaaaaaaaaccctaattttaggGAAGAGACCTGGAAGTCATAGAACTTGGTGAGCCGGGGTTTGCCCTGGGTGTTCATCACAATGACTGCTCGGATCATCGTCGGCGCACTATGGATGAGATTTCGCTGGGGTTGATCGGCCTGGCGGGAAGAGAAGACACAGGAGAAAGCTTCGCAAGCTTGGAGGTTGGAAGAATAGCGAAaagaaatatacatatataaatatcttaATTGATAAAAGCTATCAAAGTGATTGCGCCTGTAGCTCAGTGGATAGAGCGTCCGTTTCCTAAGCGGAAAGTCGTAGGTTCGACCCCTACCTGGCGCGAGTTTAAcgattgtttctttttttaatactcgaaatttcaaattttgttttacataatatttaaatattaaaattagagAAACCTCAATttatcatggtttttttttgggaaaattattttttagtccctgaaagtttcaaaacatcccagacagaccctctgacatttgaattctAGGGACGAGTCCTCTTTTTTACAGtttcttttcaattaatgcatcttacttttaatttattctattttactgACATGTATCTTCCATTTGAAATATATAGTTTCGATTTTACATGTAGTGTTTTTGTTtactacataagttttcacttaatatataaaGCATTTacgtttaaaatttgactttttcagcttaaaattatgggtttctagcttaaaaatttggtgttttcaactacataagttttcacttaacatataagacatttgcgtttaaaatttgactttttccgctttaaaattatgggtttcgaCTTAAAATTTCTgtgttttcgcttaaaaaaAGCAGAAATCAGCTGGGATTAACATGTCTATTACGTTTATATCGAGAcgtgtttgaaaaaaataatcatgtcGAGAGGATCTTTTAGAATACTCGAAAATCATGGGGTTTCTTtgtgaatacctgaactttggagggactttttgttcatttccatttttttttaattctaaaattgtgtatttttttttataaataatagtgtaacaatttatttaattttaaaaaatgctcTTAGTTCTacgaaaacaaataaatatctttCTATcaagatatatttttaacaatattaattatttgtagCTAATAAGTTTTGTTTATgattaaactcaaataaatcTGACATATTTGGCACAACACCTGAAAATTTTTGCATTGAATTTTGCTTGTATAAGATAGGCGAAATAAAAGACGCTGGTCAAATAAATAGAATCATTTTGAAggatataagaaaacaaaacattcgCACAAAAATCCATAAACTTTTCTAAGCAGAAAAAAAGATCTCATCAATAGTTTGATATGATTTACCTGAGAATTTGGATTGTTTGGAAAATAACAACACTGGTTTCAAGCACATTGAATGCAAAACATCAAAAGTTACAAAAGttgctttattttctagtttcaGGAAATACAAGAACATGAGTAGCCTCAGTGAAGTtcagattaaaaataaattcaacgATAAAGGCTCTCAGATCTCAGGTTTTCGGCGATCTCAGTTTCCCATCTGTCGCCATTTTCCAGCAATTTCTCCTTGTCATACAGTAATTCCTGCAATTACACAATGAATGCAgaataaatctatttttttcaatctgtTCCGATAATAATTACAGCAAGTGTCCGTCATGGTATGATTTGGATATGCAAGTGATTATTCTTTATCTGTTTTAGTAATTGAAACTCTTTATGGGAGTTTCATGCCGAACAGTATATGACTGGAAGGCAATTTTGGTCAATCAGCAGATAAAACAGTCAGAAAGAAGCAAAGTGGTGGTTCTCAATTGGAGCTAATTTATGCATGCATCTTGGGACCTTGAACTAACTCACTATTAATCAGTCAAAACCCATTATGGTGTATAAAGGCAAGTAGGGTATACCCCGTACGCAGTGATAAATCATTACATTGGTGGAAAGAACAACTAATTTACTAGTTGAACAGTCCATGATGAAGTTTGTTGCCTCATGCCTGATTATGACTGGAAGGTGACTTTGGCCAATGGCCTGATAAAGCAGGCAGGAAGAAGCAGATATGTAATTTTCTTGGAGGGAGGAGGCATTCCAATTGTAGCTAATTTACGCAAAGTGAACTACTAAGCAGTTGAAGTTTATGGCCAGCTTACAATCATGaagaaaacaccaaaaaaaaataaaacaatggattgaaaaaataattacctCATGGGTTTCCGTGGCAAATTCAAAGTTAGGCCCCTCAACGATGGCATCAACAGGGCAAGCCTCTTGACAGAACCCACAATAGATGCACTTTGTCATGTCAATATCGTACCTGCCACATACCATCCACGAGAGTAAATATGAACTACAAAATGCATCAGGAACTAAAAGACAGCAATGGAATGAGGAAATATGAATGCTACCTGGTAGTGCGACGACTGCCATCTTCACGTTCCTCTGCTTCAATTGTGATTGCTTGTGCAGGGCATATCTGACCAACAATAAAAATCTCATTTATCATTGGTCATGAATAATTTAAATTGGACAAAGAAACCCCATGTCACGGAATCTATTAGTCAATGAGTATATGTACTCTCCTTTATTTCGCATAACAGGACAAAAAGGTTTGACAATTCAAGAGCAAGTCATTTTGATTGAAACCCATctgaaaatttcaattttttggaGACAAAGTCCTTCGATAAGAAACAATACTAACCGCTTCACAAAGCTTACAAGCAATGCAACGTTCTTCCCCGGTAGGATACCGTCGGAGCGCATGCTCTCCTCGGAAACGGGGACTCAAAGGGCCCTTCTCAAAGGGGTAATTTATCTGCAATagttaaagaaagaaagaaaaaaagaaaccatgagtttcccaaaagaaaaaaaaccaaggaGATGATGCTGAAATCAGGCTCTGAAGTCCAAAAGGAGCCTGGAACTTACTGTGACTTTAGGCTCAAAGAAGTATTTTAGTGTCAGCATCAGACCCCTCACCATTTCAGTCAGAAATAATGTATTAATACTTTGCTCAAAAACTGGGAGGCagtgaaaaaaatatgacattacTTGCACAAAATCTTTCAGAGGTAAAAGAGCATAAAGTTGctggagaaaaaaatagaaataatataaGCTACAACGGATATCACTATACCAGCACTCCAGTCCTTTGCAACTTCCTTTGCAAGCTTTTCCCTTTCTTCATCCTCTGCAAAGGAGCAAATAGAGAAAAGATTAACTAGCTGGTAGATAACAGAAAATGTAAACTTTGTCATTGATAAGGAAAACAGCATTAGATGCTTTATATAAATGTGAGTTGCAAGATTTTTTGTACTATCGCCAAATACAAACCATGCACCTAGAAACTCATAGGCGTGATCATGGTATGTACTAATAATCATAGACATTAGAAGTTGTAAGTCACGGGAAGCCATATTTTATCATAGATAACCATGGAACAAACTAATAACTCATCTCaataacaaaaattagaaaattataaacCAGCACCGGTTGTTGCCTGTTGGTCTTCTTTGCACAAATGACTGCTCAAACATGCTGACTGACCAATACTGAAAATGACTTGCTCTTGACAATTAGCTAAACCTGAGCTGCTTGAGGGGCAAATAACTTCAACTTCCATTGACAATGATGAATATCCATTCCACCGAATTATTTGACCTTCAATGTGCTTGCACTTGTATAGACAGTGTTCTATGAAATTTGCTGATTAGGTCTTCACAGTGGTGAGGCTAgttcatatttaaaattcttaatATTTGGAGGAGTGAAAGATCAAAGTAAAATTGCATGGTATTCATAGATTGAAGGGAAACATCCACATAAGTTGCCCAAAGGGAAAAGAATTTTACAGAAGGAAGGCTACCTAAGGATTGAAGTTGAATCTTCCAATAAAAGCCTTCAATGGGGTAGGATTCAAGATTAAAAGGGTATAACTGATGTCTTTAAAACATTGTAACCTTCAGAAATAGAATAAACGATGAAGATGGCCCAAGTAATACATCAATGAACAGAAGAAATCATCCAAGTTTCTCCTCCGGTGTTCATAGACTCATGAAAGTTAGAGGATTTCATAATTTCATTAACGAACCAAACTCCCATCAACATTGTAGccttaagaaataaaataaaggatgaCGATGGAAGGTCCAAGAAATATGTCAACGAGCATGAAAAATCATCCTAGTTTGTCCTTTGGTGTTTTCAAACTGACAGGAgttagagaaattttaaaaatttcactaaacaaCCAAGCAAATCTTAAGTTTCTGGTTGGTAATTACCACAACTGAACTGAGCAATGAAGAAACCAAAGCCACTGTTTCTTTCCTTAGCCATGTGGTGGAAGGTCAAGAGTGAAGGCACATGTAAAACTTTGAGAAATAAGTCAGCCTAGAAGGATGATTTACTGGTAGAGTTTCAGCATAACAATATGCCAAGCAAGAAGTGTGCGTGCTTGAAAAACAGCAAGGtgaaatttaaaactaaacattcaacttcagaaaataaaaaagaccaAA encodes:
- the LOC120274793 gene encoding AP-3 complex subunit sigma, producing MIRAVIVMNTQGKPRLTKFYDFQPPEKQQEMIRKVYGVLCNRPENVSNFIQADDIFGPDCKIVYKHLATLYFIFVFDSSENELAMLDLIQVFVETLDRCFKNVCELDVVFNFNKMHTILNEIILGGQVLETSSEEVMKAIEEVSRLEKSTSAVSLIPKAVSGKLGR
- the LOC120274451 gene encoding NADH-ubiquinone oxidoreductase subunit 8-like; protein product: MAAFFARRTIRALRTNQSVLQGGQPAAVLPNYLPAINSSPFSSRAKELKEDEEREKLAKEVAKDWSAVFEQSINTLFLTEMVRGLMLTLKYFFEPKVTINYPFEKGPLSPRFRGEHALRRYPTGEERCIACKLCEAICPAQAITIEAEEREDGSRRTTRYDIDMTKCIYCGFCQEACPVDAIVEGPNFEFATETHEELLYDKEKLLENGDRWETEIAENLRSESLYR